The DNA sequence TACGGATCGTCTTCGTCTGGCTCTTCTAATTGATTTTGAGCGACTAAAACAGACTCATCACGAAGGGCAATTTTGTCCGACACAACACTTGGGATCACCGCATAGTCATCCTCAGCTTGGCTAACTCGTACAATAGACAATAAACCACTCGCTAATTGCTTTTGGATCTTGTCAGACACTTCAAGTGTTTTGACTTTGTTGTCGTCAGTAAAGTTATAGGTGACGGTTTTATTCGAGCCCGGCAGTTCTAAGCTATTCATTTCGATCAATTGCTTGATTTGAGCTTGTATGGCTTTTTGCTCAGCTTGGCGTTTAATTTCTTCGTTTAGTGCTTTGTCTTTTTGCAGCTGCGCTTGGCGCTTCTCTTCTGCAGCTGCTTTTACTTCACGTTTTAAGTCACGTGTTTTTTTACTGTTCTTTTTTGCCTTTTTGGCTTTCTTTTCGTTGGTTAAGCCTGCTTTTAGTAGCTGCTCTTGTAAGGACAACGCCATGGTAAACCTTTTACTTCTGAATATTTAAAACCGTAGGGCCTCAATCCTATGATTGAGGCGTTTGTTTAGCTTGTTTCACAATTTCTCTTACGTCTTCTAGTAACTTTTGAGAATCGTAAACAATGCCATCTTTGATGGTGTATTTTAGGCCTTTTACACGCGTAGGGGTATTATTTTCGTCAAGTTGATAATGCCCGGTACCGTAAAGCACCTTAAAATTGTGTAATGGGTTATGAGTACTAATCACTAAATCAGCGCGCTTACCTATGGTTACGCTGCCAATTTCATCGGCCATCCCCAACGCCTCAGCACCATTTAGTGTCGCAGACTGAATTACTTCAAGGGGATGAAAGCCCGCTTCTTGAAGAAGTTCTAATTCACGGATATAACCAAAACCAAAGATTTTATAAATGTAACCAGAGTCTGAACCCGTTGTGACTCGACCGCCATGATTTTTATAGTCATTTAGGAAGGTCATCCATTTTTGATAGTTTTTCTTCCAGTTTATTTCGTCAGCAGTTGTCCAATCAAACCAATAACTGCCATGGGCATAGCGACTTGGTTCAAAGAACTTCCACAATGTCGGTAACGTATAGTCTTTGTGCCAAACGGCCTGACGCTCACGCATTAAGTCTCGGCTAGCTTCGTATATTGTCATAGTTGGATTAATGGTAAAATCCAAGTCAATAAGTTCATCGCGAACTTGCTGCCAATGAGGCGAATTTACGTCCGTGGCTTGTTCCCATAACTTACCGGCTTCCGCAAAGCGGTGCATTTCGTTGTTGTAATTGTATTGAGCTGGGTAGTGTTGAATGACCTTATCTTCAAACAAGGCTTCTGGTAACCCATACCAATGCTCCATGGTCGTTAAGCCTTTACGTGCTGAGTCCAACACATTCATGCTCATCACATTGAGTTGTGCATGATGCATCATAGTGCCGAGGCCTTGTTTTTGGGCCTCGTCTAATGCGGCGTCCATGATCTTTGGTGTCGCACCAAAAAACTTAATCCCCGCTGCCCCCTCTTTGGCAACTTTTTGTACCCAAGCCCGAGCTTGTTTGGCTGTATAAATAGGGCCCTTGTTACCCATCCCAAAACCTACGTAAGGGACAATACGTGGCGCAACGATGGTATTTTTGTCGCTGCGCTCTTTGTGTTCAAGTACCCAGTCCAAGCCGTTAAAGCTACCAGGTTCACGAATCGTCGTAATGCCGTGGCCTAGCCATAATTTAAATACGTACTCAGCAGGAACACCTTTTGTCGAGCCACCAATATGACCGTGCATATCGATAAACCCCGGCAATATATAATGTCCTTCAACGTCAATTTCTTTGTCACCTACTTTTGCTTTAATGCGTCCATTTTCTTTGATTGGCACACCTGGATAGCCCACTGAACGAATGTTTTTGATCCGCCCCTTTTCAATCAAAATATCGACTGGACCTCGAGGAGGAGCGCCTTCACCATTAACTAAAATACCACCTCGAAGAATGATTCTTTCGGCCTGAATCCCTTCGTTTGCTTTTCGCTCAGGAGCTTTAGCGCCAGGCTCGGCTATGGCATGGCTAGAAATTCCCACCAGTATAAAAAAGCCAATCAAGGATTGTGATACAACACGTTTAAGTACTATTAAAAAACGATAGAAACCGAATTGAGTCGACGTCATGGTTCTTCCTTTTGATCATTTACTGTTGCTATTCATTGCAGGTTTTGACAAATGAATAAAGAAAAGAGGGTGATTAATATACCGATTAATCACCCTCTTGATAACCCTCTTGATAACCTTGTACCAGCCCCTATTTTAATTTTAAAAATAAGGGCTTGGAGTGTCTATGACTCAGGGTGCTGGTTAATTTGATTTTCTAAATTTTGGCTTACTGTCTTAGGTGAGCCAGTATTTTTTGCAATCGAATAATAGGCCATAGGGATAATGAATAAAGTCAAAACCGTTGAGAAAGCAACACCTGCAAAAATCACGACACCTATCACTTCGCGACTTTCAGCACCGGCCCCAGATGCCAACATCAAAGGTACTGCGCTCATAATGGTGGAAAACGTCGTCATTACAATCGGACGTAAGCGTTGTTTAGCCGCCGCGATTAGTGACGCTTTGAACTCACCACCTTTATCTCTTAACTGATTAGTAAACTCGACGATCAATATGCCGTTTTTCGCCGCTAAACCGATGAGCATTACCAGGCCTATTTGGCTGTAGATATTAAGGCTTAAGCCCGCTATCTGCAGACCCATTAATGCACCAACTGCGGCTAATGGTACGGCCAGCATAATGACTAACGGATGAACGAAGCTCTCAAACTGAGCAGCTAGAACCAAGTAGGTAACGACCATCGCCATTAACATAACAAATACAATGGAGCTGCCTGACTCTTTGTACAAAGCAGACTGACCTTTGTAGTCAACTTGCACTGCCTCACTGATATTCTCTGCCACAGCTTTATTCAAAAAGTCTAGTGCCTCGCCCAATTTATAACCATCTGCCAAATTAGCTTCAATGGTAATACTACGCATGCGGTTGTATCGATTTAAGGTTCCTGCTGTCGCCTGTTCTTTGATATTAACTAAGTTAGACAGAGGTATTAGCTTTTGAGTTGTCTTTGACCTAACATACAAATCATCCAATGCAGAAGGCGTGGCAAATTCTTCATCGGGTCCTTCAAGCACCACATCATATTCTTGCCCACGCTCTATGTAGGTGGTCGCTCTGCGTTGACCTAAGGTAGCTTCTAAAGTACGACCAATATCCGCTACAGATACGCCTAAATCAGCTGCACGTAAGGTATCAATTTCGACTAATAGCTGTGGTAATGTTTCTTTGTAATCGCTATCGACACGCAATAATTTAGGGTTTTTACGAGCCTCAGCCAATATAATGTCACGCCATTTAGCTAGATTCTCGTATGTGTCTCCCTGTAGAACAAACTGAACCGGACGGCCTAAGCCTCGCCCACCTAATCCACTGCGCATTATGGCGAAAGCACGAATATCGGTCAGCTCAGACATTTCGGCATTGATCTCGTTCATCACTTGACGAGTGTCTTTGTTACGCTTGCCCCAATCTGGCATGCCAATAATGGCAATACCGGCACCTCCACCAAAACCTGGAGTACGAACTATCACTCGGTCTACGTCACCGCGCTCATAATATTTTAATAATCGCTCTTCCACTTCATTCATATTGGCTAGGTTACTCTCGTAACTTGCGCCCTCTGCAGATTGAACAATCATGAAGAAATTACCACGGTCTTCTTGAGGCGCTAATTCTTGAGGGATTGTTTTAAACAGACCATATGCCAGGGCCACAGCCATCAACATTATGACGATGAGACCTGTTCGGTTTGTGACGGTTTTTTCTAATTGGCGTTCATAGCTATTTTCGAGCTTAGCAAAGCTACTGTCTAACCATTTACCGACTTTAGAGCCACGTTCTTTGTGTTCTAAAATTTTTGAACACAACATAGGTGATAATGTCAGGGCCGTGAAACTAGAAAACACAACCGCTGCCGCTACGGCAATAGCAAACTCAACAAATAAACGGCCTACGTTGCCCTCCAAAAAGACCAACGGGATAAATACAGCCACCAGCACAAGCGTTGTCGCAATAACCGCAAAGCCAACTTCTCGAGCACCACGGTAAGCGGCCAACAATGGTGGCTCGCCCTCTTCCATTCGACGATATATGTTTTCGAGCACTACGATGGAGTCATCAACTACTAAACCAATCGCTAGTACCAGTGCTAACAAAGTAAGTAGGTTAATCGAAAAGCCTAAAATCATTAAAACGGTGAAGGTCGAAACCAATGCAACAGGCACGGTAACAGCAGGTACAAACGTTGCCCTGACGTTACCCAAAAATAAATAAATCACCAAAATAACTAAAACAATGGCTATACCTAAGGTGTTATAAACCTCATCAATGGATTTAGCGATAAACACTGAAGAGTCATATGAGTCCTCAATTCGTGTACCTTCTGGCAGACCTTCACGGATCTTATCCATTTCGGCGCGAGCGGCTTGTACTACATCAAGGGTATTGGCTTTCGACTGCTTGA is a window from the Psychrosphaera ytuae genome containing:
- a CDS encoding efflux RND transporter permease subunit, translated to MLLSDMSVKRPVFATVVNMLLVTFGIVAFFMLALRQYPDIDPPIVSVNTNYPGASAEIIESKITQILESRISGISGVKNINSSSRNGRSRISIEFNTNVDIDAAANDVRERVSRALNNLPDQAMPPEVFKANDDEDVIAWFVLNSETMNNLELTDYAKRYIVDRFAVVDGVARVRLGGSRDYSMKVWLDKDAMAARGITVSDIESVLRSENVELPAGEVKSTDREFNVRIARAYTTPEEYQKMIVGRGTDGYLVRLGDVTRVELTAQDDENTFRGNGENMIGLGIIKQSKANTLDVVQAARAEMDKIREGLPEGTRIEDSYDSSVFIAKSIDEVYNTLGIAIVLVILVIYLFLGNVRATFVPAVTVPVALVSTFTVLMILGFSINLLTLLALVLAIGLVVDDSIVVLENIYRRMEEGEPPLLAAYRGAREVGFAVIATTLVLVAVFIPLVFLEGNVGRLFVEFAIAVAAAVVFSSFTALTLSPMLCSKILEHKERGSKVGKWLDSSFAKLENSYERQLEKTVTNRTGLIVIMLMAVALAYGLFKTIPQELAPQEDRGNFFMIVQSAEGASYESNLANMNEVEERLLKYYERGDVDRVIVRTPGFGGGAGIAIIGMPDWGKRNKDTRQVMNEINAEMSELTDIRAFAIMRSGLGGRGLGRPVQFVLQGDTYENLAKWRDIILAEARKNPKLLRVDSDYKETLPQLLVEIDTLRAADLGVSVADIGRTLEATLGQRRATTYIERGQEYDVVLEGPDEEFATPSALDDLYVRSKTTQKLIPLSNLVNIKEQATAGTLNRYNRMRSITIEANLADGYKLGEALDFLNKAVAENISEAVQVDYKGQSALYKESGSSIVFVMLMAMVVTYLVLAAQFESFVHPLVIMLAVPLAAVGALMGLQIAGLSLNIYSQIGLVMLIGLAAKNGILIVEFTNQLRDKGGEFKASLIAAAKQRLRPIVMTTFSTIMSAVPLMLASGAGAESREVIGVVIFAGVAFSTVLTLFIIPMAYYSIAKNTGSPKTVSQNLENQINQHPES
- a CDS encoding DUF2058 domain-containing protein, whose product is MALSLQEQLLKAGLTNEKKAKKAKKNSKKTRDLKREVKAAAEEKRQAQLQKDKALNEEIKRQAEQKAIQAQIKQLIEMNSLELPGSNKTVTYNFTDDNKVKTLEVSDKIQKQLASGLLSIVRVSQAEDDYAVIPSVVSDKIALRDESVLVAQNQLEEPDEDDPYADYVIPDDLMW
- a CDS encoding amidohydrolase family protein encodes the protein MTSTQFGFYRFLIVLKRVVSQSLIGFFILVGISSHAIAEPGAKAPERKANEGIQAERIILRGGILVNGEGAPPRGPVDILIEKGRIKNIRSVGYPGVPIKENGRIKAKVGDKEIDVEGHYILPGFIDMHGHIGGSTKGVPAEYVFKLWLGHGITTIREPGSFNGLDWVLEHKERSDKNTIVAPRIVPYVGFGMGNKGPIYTAKQARAWVQKVAKEGAAGIKFFGATPKIMDAALDEAQKQGLGTMMHHAQLNVMSMNVLDSARKGLTTMEHWYGLPEALFEDKVIQHYPAQYNYNNEMHRFAEAGKLWEQATDVNSPHWQQVRDELIDLDFTINPTMTIYEASRDLMRERQAVWHKDYTLPTLWKFFEPSRYAHGSYWFDWTTADEINWKKNYQKWMTFLNDYKNHGGRVTTGSDSGYIYKIFGFGYIRELELLQEAGFHPLEVIQSATLNGAEALGMADEIGSVTIGKRADLVISTHNPLHNFKVLYGTGHYQLDENNTPTRVKGLKYTIKDGIVYDSQKLLEDVREIVKQAKQTPQS